In the genome of Bacteroidota bacterium, the window GGTTCTGGCAACAAACAGCGAAGCCTCGAAGATATTCTTCGAGGCTTCCTGCTTGATAGACTGCAACAGACTGTCTATACCTCTTTGAGAGACGAACGAATGATCGACATGCCGAGATCGAGTTCTTCCTTGCTTACCGTTAACGGCGGACGGAACCGGATGGAGCGTTCACCGCTCGGAAGAAGAATTAATCCCTTCTGCATGCAGAGGTTGCGAAGCTTTGTCCGTACCTCCGGTGTCGATATATCGAACGCATCGAACAGGCCAAGCCCGCGCACATTCGAAACGACAGTTGGAAATTCATGGGCAAGGGCTTCGAGTTCCTTCACAAGGTAGTCACCCATTGTGCGGGCATTCTCGACGAGATGTTCTTCTTCAATGATTTCAAGATATCGCTGTGCCCGAACCATGTCGGTCAGATTGCCGCCCCACGTTGAATTGATGCGGCTCGGCACTTTGAACACATTCTCCGCCACTTCGTCTATTCTCTTGCCGCAGAGAAACCCGCAGACTTGCATCTTCTTGCCGAAGGCGATCATATCGGGCTCGATGAAATGCTGGTGTGCCCACATCTTCCCCGTGAGGCCGATGCCCGTCTGTACTTCGTCCATTATCAGCATAGCATCGTTCTCATCTGCCAGTTGACGGAGCATCTGGAAGAACTCCTTGCGGAAATGATTGTCGCCCCCCTCTCCCTGTACGGGCTCGATGATGATCGCAGCAATATCATCCTTGTTGGCTCTGAATGCTTCTTTGATCTGATTTATCGCAATCTCTTCCTCCCTGATGACGAGTGCAAGATTCTGCGCGTTCAGGGGGAAGGTGGTTTTCGGATTCAGAATGCGGGGCCATTTGAATTTCGGGAACAAATCGGTTTTCACCGGGTCGGTATTCGTCAGCGAAAGTGTGTAGCCCGAGCGACCATGAAAACACTGCTTGAAGTGCATCACCTGAGTTCCCCGTTCCTCCTTGTACCCCTTGGCAAAGTTCTTCCTGATCTTCCAGTCAAATGCCGCTTTCAACGCATTTTCAATGCCGAGGGCGCCGCCTTCAATAAAGAAGGCATACGGCAAGTACGATGGAATGGCAACCCGCTCGAATGTTTCGAGAAACTCGGCTTGTTCGGTTGTGTAGATGTCCGAATTGGAGGGTTTGTTGACGGCGACGTACGCGAGTTTCTCCAGAAACTCCGGCGTGGTCATCTTCGGATGATTCAAGCCGACAGGTGATGATGCGACAAATGTGAAGAAATCGAGATAGCGTTTGCCGTCCTTGGCATCAACGAGAAACGAG includes:
- the lat gene encoding L-lysine 6-transaminase yields the protein MIVETSQATRAGVPAQQVLPTLAKHMLVDGFEIVVDLKRSSGSFLVDAKDGKRYLDFFTFVASSPVGLNHPKMTTPEFLEKLAYVAVNKPSNSDIYTTEQAEFLETFERVAIPSYLPYAFFIEGGALGIENALKAAFDWKIRKNFAKGYKEERGTQVMHFKQCFHGRSGYTLSLTNTDPVKTDLFPKFKWPRILNPKTTFPLNAQNLALVIREEEIAINQIKEAFRANKDDIAAIIIEPVQGEGGDNHFRKEFFQMLRQLADENDAMLIMDEVQTGIGLTGKMWAHQHFIEPDMIAFGKKMQVCGFLCGKRIDEVAENVFKVPSRINSTWGGNLTDMVRAQRYLEIIEEEHLVENARTMGDYLVKELEALAHEFPTVVSNVRGLGLFDAFDISTPEVRTKLRNLCMQKGLILLPSGERSIRFRPPLTVSKEELDLGMSIIRSSLKEV